In the Pseudolabrys taiwanensis genome, one interval contains:
- a CDS encoding ferritin-like domain-containing protein: protein MGLFTKDIKTLDNLFVHTLQDIYYAEQQIAKTLPEMIEKASSSQVKTAFKTHLDETKGQIKRLEQVFKMHGQEPKGVDCPAIDGIIDEAQEIAGNTADKQVLDAALVAAAQAVEHYEISRYGTLMAWAHQLGRDDCASVLAETLQEEKATDAKLSKLAETSVNMQAAV, encoded by the coding sequence ATGGGTCTGTTCACCAAGGATATCAAGACGCTCGACAACCTGTTCGTCCATACACTGCAGGACATTTATTACGCCGAACAGCAGATCGCCAAGACGCTGCCGGAGATGATCGAGAAAGCCTCGAGCAGCCAAGTCAAAACGGCATTCAAGACCCACCTTGACGAGACCAAAGGTCAGATCAAGCGGCTGGAGCAGGTATTCAAAATGCACGGCCAGGAGCCGAAGGGCGTCGACTGCCCGGCCATCGACGGCATCATCGACGAGGCGCAAGAGATCGCGGGCAACACCGCCGACAAGCAGGTCCTCGATGCCGCCCTCGTCGCGGCGGCGCAGGCGGTCGAACACTATGAGATCTCGCGCTACGGCACGCTGATGGCCTGGGCGCACCAGCTGGGACGCGACGACTGCGCCAGCGTGCTGGCCGAAACGCTCCAAGAAGAGAAGGCTACCGACGCAAAGCTGTCCAAGCTCGCGGAGACCAGTGTCAACATGCAGGCGGCCGTCTGA
- the paaD gene encoding 1,2-phenylacetyl-CoA epoxidase subunit PaaD, with translation MASALRDSDLRDRAWTAAASVADPEIPVLSIADLGVLRDIRVENGTVEAVITPTYSGCPAMNMIALEIELALEKAGFAKHKVTTVLSPAWTTDWMTEQGKAKLRQYGIAPPVAKAGRRALFGEDKVACPHCGSNDTQRISEFGSTACKALWRCKACSEPFDYFKCI, from the coding sequence ATGGCGAGCGCCTTGCGCGATAGCGATCTGCGCGACCGCGCCTGGACCGCCGCGGCGAGCGTCGCCGATCCGGAAATCCCGGTGCTCAGCATTGCCGATCTCGGCGTGCTGCGTGACATCAGGGTCGAGAACGGCACTGTCGAGGCGGTGATTACGCCGACCTACTCCGGCTGCCCGGCGATGAACATGATCGCGCTCGAGATCGAGCTGGCGCTGGAAAAGGCAGGCTTCGCCAAGCACAAGGTCACCACCGTGCTGTCGCCGGCCTGGACCACCGATTGGATGACCGAACAGGGCAAAGCCAAGCTGCGCCAATACGGCATCGCCCCACCGGTCGCCAAAGCCGGCCGGCGCGCGCTGTTCGGCGAAGACAAGGTCGCCTGCCCGCATTGCGGCTCGAACGATACGCAGCGCATCTCCGAATTCGGCTCGACCGCTTGCAAGGCGCTGTGGCGTTGCAAGGCGTGCAGTGAGCCGTTCGACTATTTCAAATGCATTTGA
- the paaI gene encoding hydroxyphenylacetyl-CoA thioesterase PaaI yields the protein MNAEQLAKACADAMWAEDQASRGLGMELVSVGPGRAELQMTVTDRMVNGHKICHGGFIFTLADSTFAFACNTYNQRTVAQHCAVTFITAGKLGDRLTARGVEVHRRGRSGIYDITVTRQDGTVIAEFRGHSRTIEGELVPNLEKSGEAAVTR from the coding sequence ATGAACGCCGAACAACTTGCCAAAGCCTGCGCCGATGCGATGTGGGCCGAAGACCAGGCCAGCCGCGGCTTGGGGATGGAACTGGTCTCGGTCGGTCCCGGCCGTGCCGAATTGCAGATGACGGTCACGGACCGCATGGTCAACGGCCACAAGATCTGCCACGGCGGCTTCATCTTCACGCTGGCCGATTCCACCTTCGCCTTCGCCTGCAACACCTACAACCAGCGCACCGTGGCGCAGCACTGCGCCGTGACCTTCATCACCGCCGGCAAGCTCGGCGACCGGCTGACGGCGCGCGGCGTCGAAGTGCACCGGCGCGGCCGTTCCGGCATCTACGACATCACCGTCACGCGCCAAGACGGCACGGTGATCGCGGAGTTTCGCGGCCATTCGCGCACCATCGAAGGCGAACTCGTCCCCAATCTCGAAAAGAGCGGCGAAGCCGCCGTTACCCGCTGA
- the paaA gene encoding 1,2-phenylacetyl-CoA epoxidase subunit PaaA, with translation MYTQALNSAAEPARTASDPEREKRFQARIDAEERIEPNDWMPEQYRRTLIRQISQHAHSEIVGMLPEGNWITRAPSLKRKAALLAKVQDEGGHGAYLYAAAETLGAAREDLEDELLSGKAKYSSIFNYPTLSWADIGIIGWLVDGAAIMNQIPLCRCSYGPYARAMIRVCKEESFHQRQGYEIMLALCRGTPEQKAMAQEALNRWWWPVLMMFGPSDKDSQHTETAMRWKIKRFTNDELRQKFIDATVPQGHFLGLTFPDPALTFNETTQHWDFGEIDWTEFKRVIAGDGPCNRQRMKQMRAKHDNNAWVRAAALAYANKRQQRAEAAHRVAAE, from the coding sequence ATGTACACGCAAGCGCTCAACAGCGCCGCCGAGCCCGCCCGCACTGCGTCCGATCCGGAGCGTGAGAAGCGCTTCCAGGCGCGCATCGATGCCGAGGAGCGGATCGAGCCCAACGACTGGATGCCGGAGCAGTATCGGCGCACGCTCATTCGCCAGATCAGCCAGCATGCGCATTCCGAAATCGTCGGCATGCTGCCGGAAGGCAACTGGATCACCCGCGCTCCTTCTTTGAAGCGAAAAGCCGCGCTGCTCGCCAAGGTGCAGGACGAAGGCGGCCACGGCGCCTATCTCTACGCCGCCGCCGAAACCTTGGGCGCCGCGCGCGAGGACCTTGAAGACGAGTTGCTCAGCGGCAAAGCGAAGTATTCCTCGATCTTCAACTACCCGACGCTGAGCTGGGCCGATATCGGCATCATCGGCTGGCTGGTCGACGGCGCGGCGATCATGAACCAGATCCCGCTGTGCCGCTGCAGCTACGGCCCTTATGCGCGGGCAATGATCCGCGTCTGTAAGGAAGAGAGCTTCCACCAGCGCCAGGGCTACGAAATCATGCTGGCGCTCTGCCGCGGCACGCCGGAGCAGAAGGCGATGGCGCAGGAAGCGCTGAACCGATGGTGGTGGCCGGTGCTGATGATGTTCGGCCCGTCCGACAAGGACAGCCAGCACACCGAGACCGCCATGCGCTGGAAGATCAAGCGCTTCACCAATGACGAACTGCGGCAGAAATTCATCGACGCCACGGTGCCGCAAGGGCACTTCCTGGGCCTCACCTTCCCCGACCCGGCACTGACCTTCAACGAGACGACGCAGCATTGGGATTTCGGCGAGATCGACTGGACCGAGTTCAAACGCGTCATCGCCGGCGACGGGCCGTGCAACCGTCAGCGTATGAAGCAGATGCGCGCCAAACACGACAACAATGCGTGGGTGCGCGCGGCGGCGCTCGCTTACGCCAATAAGCGCCAACAACGCGCCGAAGCCGCCCATCGCGTCGCGGCCGAATAG
- the paaE gene encoding 1,2-phenylacetyl-CoA epoxidase subunit PaaE, translated as MAIEFHRLTVADVRRETPEAVSIAFAVPRELKDAYRFTPGQHLTLRTEVNGAEVRRSYSICVSPDDNELRVAVKKVDGGLFSTLANEAIKKGDAIDVMTPQGRFGVAVDPNATRTYVAIVAGSGITPIMSILRTVLTHEPKSRVVLIYGNRTTQSIIFREALEDVKDRFMERFTVHHVLSRERQEIGLLDGHIDGGKLDTLLRTLPQGGIDHAFLCGPGGLIEDGKAALTRAGVPAERIHVEYFSTDGSPITTQAPYSAADAQEANVDIVLNGSHHSIAVRGGETVVDAGLRAGLDMPYSCRGGMCCTCRAKVTSGEVRMDTNYSLEPWELEAGYVLTCQSHPITPKVALDFDQV; from the coding sequence ATGGCCATCGAATTCCATCGCCTGACGGTGGCGGACGTGCGGCGAGAGACGCCAGAAGCGGTGTCGATCGCCTTCGCCGTGCCACGCGAGTTGAAGGATGCGTACCGATTCACGCCCGGCCAGCACCTGACCTTACGCACGGAGGTCAACGGCGCCGAGGTGCGGCGGTCCTATTCGATCTGCGTGTCGCCGGACGACAACGAACTGCGCGTCGCGGTGAAGAAGGTCGACGGCGGCCTGTTCTCGACGCTTGCCAACGAGGCGATCAAAAAGGGCGACGCCATCGACGTGATGACGCCGCAGGGCCGGTTCGGCGTAGCCGTCGACCCAAATGCGACGCGTACCTACGTCGCCATCGTTGCTGGTTCGGGCATCACGCCCATCATGTCGATCCTGCGCACCGTCCTGACGCACGAGCCGAAAAGCCGCGTCGTCCTGATCTACGGCAACCGCACCACCCAGAGCATCATCTTCCGCGAAGCGCTCGAGGACGTGAAGGACCGTTTCATGGAGCGCTTCACGGTGCACCATGTATTGTCGCGCGAGCGCCAGGAGATCGGCTTGCTCGACGGACACATCGATGGCGGCAAGCTGGACACGCTGTTGCGCACACTACCGCAGGGCGGCATCGATCACGCTTTTCTGTGTGGCCCCGGCGGCCTGATCGAGGACGGCAAGGCAGCACTCACGCGCGCCGGTGTGCCCGCCGAGCGCATCCACGTCGAGTATTTCTCGACCGACGGCTCGCCGATCACCACCCAGGCGCCCTATAGCGCCGCGGACGCGCAAGAGGCCAATGTCGACATCGTGCTCAATGGCTCGCACCACAGCATTGCCGTGCGCGGCGGAGAGACCGTGGTCGACGCGGGCCTGCGCGCGGGGCTCGATATGCCCTACTCCTGCCGCGGCGGCATGTGCTGTACGTGTCGGGCGAAGGTGACGAGCGGCGAAGTCCGCATGGACACCAATTACTCATTGGAGCCGTGGGAGCTCGAGGCGGGCTACGTGCTGACCTGCCAGTCGCATCCGATAACGCCGAAAGTCGCGCTGGATTTCGATCAGGTTTAG
- a CDS encoding PaaX family transcriptional regulator C-terminal domain-containing protein, with amino-acid sequence MTLLHTEETRLNGWQRASVPCGLRRQAACDTSDHRIFRERTLRPHQPKTVSAATAALLDDFHEQRRVRAWSLIITLYGDAIVPRGGRLWLGSLTEIMALFRIDAGHVRTAMSRLTADGWLERERIGRNSYYRLTRREEGSFITATQRIYFTHTPAFDGRLRLALLGPGVDDRPAIRPALERAGFAALTPTTYVAYADPSPALPDTEGLFLVHANPADDMHALADAAWKLGPLAASYRAFIARFTPLDIALAAGGPVESSDALVSRILLIHEFRRIVLRDPGLPDALLPPDWPGAAARTLAGRIYRRLVAPSEAFLNVHAQDQNGPIPQPQEGFNRRFAAE; translated from the coding sequence ATGACGCTACTCCACACCGAAGAGACCCGACTCAACGGATGGCAGCGAGCCTCGGTTCCCTGCGGCTTGCGGCGACAGGCTGCGTGCGATACCTCCGACCATCGCATTTTCAGGGAGCGGACGCTGCGCCCGCATCAGCCCAAGACGGTATCCGCCGCCACCGCCGCGCTGCTCGACGATTTCCACGAGCAACGGCGGGTTCGGGCGTGGTCGCTGATCATCACGCTGTATGGCGATGCCATCGTGCCGCGGGGCGGCAGGCTCTGGCTCGGTTCGCTTACCGAGATCATGGCTCTGTTCCGCATCGACGCGGGCCATGTGCGCACTGCGATGTCGCGCCTGACCGCCGACGGCTGGCTGGAGCGCGAGCGCATCGGCCGCAACAGCTACTACCGGCTGACGCGCCGCGAGGAAGGCTCGTTCATCACCGCCACGCAGCGCATTTACTTCACGCATACACCCGCCTTCGACGGCCGCTTGCGGCTCGCGCTATTGGGGCCGGGCGTCGACGACCGTCCGGCGATACGGCCGGCGCTCGAGCGCGCGGGCTTCGCGGCGCTGACGCCGACAACGTACGTCGCTTACGCCGATCCCTCGCCCGCCCTGCCCGACACCGAAGGCTTGTTCCTGGTGCATGCCAATCCCGCCGACGACATGCATGCCTTGGCGGACGCGGCCTGGAAGCTCGGGCCGCTGGCTGCTTCCTATCGGGCCTTCATCGCCCGGTTCACGCCGCTCGACATCGCCCTTGCCGCCGGCGGCCCGGTCGAGAGCAGCGACGCACTGGTCTCGCGCATCCTGCTCATTCACGAATTCCGCCGCATCGTACTGCGCGACCCCGGGCTCCCGGATGCACTCTTGCCTCCGGATTGGCCGGGAGCGGCAGCCCGGACGCTCGCCGGCCGCATCTACCGCCGGCTGGTGGCTCCCTCCGAGGCCTTCCTGAACGTCCACGCTCAGGACCAGAACGGCCCAATTCCTCAGCCACAAGAAGGCTTTAACCGGCGTTTCGCGGCCGAATGA
- a CDS encoding TetR/AcrR family transcriptional regulator, with protein MARPRSADYDDKRQAILSHSAAVFAKHGYDRASMAEVAQACGVSKALLYHYYVNKAELLFDILHAHLQVLVDAVHAVDKTLPPRERLRGLVGALLEAYRDADNEHKIQLNELSKLPPKRQKVLTDMERDLVRVFADTIAAVNPALAGDALLKPVTMSLFGMINWHYMWFRDGRALTRGDYADLVTTLLVEGAAALTAPAPMKAKRTARA; from the coding sequence ATGGCGCGTCCACGTTCAGCGGATTACGACGACAAACGACAGGCGATCCTTAGCCATTCGGCTGCGGTCTTCGCCAAGCATGGCTATGACCGCGCGTCGATGGCCGAGGTGGCGCAGGCCTGCGGCGTGTCGAAGGCGCTGCTCTATCACTACTACGTCAACAAGGCGGAGTTGCTGTTCGATATCCTGCACGCGCATCTGCAGGTGCTGGTCGATGCCGTACACGCGGTCGACAAGACCTTGCCGCCGCGAGAGCGGTTGCGTGGCCTGGTCGGAGCATTGCTCGAGGCCTATCGCGACGCCGACAACGAGCACAAGATTCAGCTCAACGAGCTGAGCAAGCTGCCGCCGAAGCGCCAGAAGGTGCTGACCGACATGGAGCGCGATCTGGTGCGCGTGTTCGCCGACACGATCGCGGCGGTGAATCCGGCATTGGCGGGCGATGCGCTGCTGAAGCCGGTGACCATGTCGCTGTTCGGCATGATCAACTGGCACTATATGTGGTTCCGCGACGGCAGGGCGCTGACGCGCGGCGACTATGCCGATCTGGTCACGACGCTGCTGGTCGAGGGGGCGGCCGCTCTGACCGCGCCGGCGCCGATGAAGGCCAAGCGAACCGCGCGCGCCTAA
- the paaC gene encoding 1,2-phenylacetyl-CoA epoxidase subunit PaaC, with the protein MTDAPLFQYTLRLADTALILGHRLSEWVGHSPVIEEDLAFGNMGLDLIGQARALYAYAGEVEGKGRDEDALAYLRDAGDYRNLLLVEQPNGDFANTMVRQFLYAAFAHPYFEALAASKDETLAAIAAKAAKEMAYHVRHAAEWTIRLGDGTDESHARAQDALEELWPYTGEIFEVDPIERALIDIGVAVDPAPLRALWNKTMDDVLGEATLVRPRDGYMQSGGRAGRHSEHLGHILSELQFLQRAYPGATW; encoded by the coding sequence ATGACCGACGCACCGCTCTTCCAATACACGCTGCGGCTCGCCGATACGGCGCTCATCCTCGGCCATCGGCTGTCCGAATGGGTCGGACATTCGCCCGTGATCGAGGAAGATCTCGCCTTTGGCAATATGGGCCTCGACCTCATCGGTCAGGCGCGTGCGCTCTATGCTTATGCCGGTGAGGTCGAAGGCAAAGGCCGCGACGAGGACGCGCTCGCTTATCTGCGTGATGCCGGCGATTACCGGAACCTGCTGCTGGTCGAGCAGCCGAACGGCGACTTCGCCAACACGATGGTCCGGCAATTTCTCTACGCCGCCTTCGCGCATCCTTATTTTGAGGCGCTGGCCGCTTCGAAGGACGAAACGCTCGCCGCCATCGCGGCCAAGGCGGCAAAGGAGATGGCCTATCATGTGCGCCACGCCGCCGAATGGACCATCCGCCTCGGCGACGGCACCGACGAGAGCCACGCGCGCGCGCAAGACGCGCTCGAAGAGCTGTGGCCGTATACCGGCGAAATATTCGAAGTCGACCCGATTGAGCGCGCGCTGATCGACATCGGTGTCGCCGTCGACCCGGCACCCTTGCGCGCCCTATGGAACAAGACGATGGACGATGTGCTGGGCGAAGCCACCTTGGTTCGGCCGCGCGACGGCTATATGCAGAGCGGCGGACGCGCCGGGCGGCACAGCGAGCATCTCGGCCACATTCTGTCCGAGTTGCAGTTCCTGCAGCGCGCTTATCCCGGCGCAACGTGGTGA
- a CDS encoding DUF1236 domain-containing protein: MSEQTSRSAAPKARRAVMAWSVAAAAVLGLGAAVWLGPQSTQTADHADLEPQQIEAVKDFATSAMRAGNPNFLVSMGATVPQSVALQDMPRALGDALPAYINDQYVVVANRFVIVARNTRRIVAIVPAG, translated from the coding sequence ATGAGCGAACAGACTTCGCGCAGCGCGGCGCCGAAGGCGAGGCGTGCGGTGATGGCCTGGAGCGTCGCGGCTGCGGCGGTGCTCGGTCTCGGTGCGGCCGTGTGGCTTGGTCCGCAGTCCACGCAGACGGCCGACCATGCCGACCTGGAGCCGCAACAGATCGAGGCGGTCAAGGATTTTGCGACCTCGGCGATGCGCGCCGGCAATCCAAACTTCTTGGTGTCTATGGGCGCGACCGTGCCGCAAAGCGTGGCGCTGCAGGACATGCCGCGGGCGCTCGGCGACGCGCTGCCCGCCTATATTAACGACCAGTATGTTGTCGTCGCCAATCGGTTTGTGATTGTCGCGCGGAATACGCGGCGGATCGTCGCCATCGTGCCGGCGGGCTAA
- a CDS encoding Ku protein — protein sequence MAPRAYWKGYLRLSLVSCPIQLFPATSEREKVRFHQINKNTGNRIRYQKIDAESGDEVAAEDIVKGYEISKGEYVEVEPDELDAVEIESNRMIDIDEFVPKKEIDELYLNTPYYIVPDGEVGAQAFAVIREAVKKEGMVALAKIVFTNREHIIALEPRGKGLMGMTLRYPYEIRDEKDYFDDIPDESVPKDMLELATHIVHSKAGHFKPDKFHDKYESALRDLIKRKQHGEKIEAPKEREPAKVIDLMDALRRSAKGAKATPARRGARRGGTRTAKKSSRSTARHRKAG from the coding sequence ATGGCGCCGCGTGCTTATTGGAAGGGTTACCTCCGGCTTTCTCTCGTGTCCTGCCCGATCCAGCTTTTTCCCGCGACGTCCGAGCGCGAGAAGGTTCGGTTCCACCAGATCAACAAGAACACCGGCAACCGCATCCGCTATCAGAAAATCGATGCCGAGAGCGGCGACGAGGTGGCCGCCGAAGACATCGTCAAGGGCTACGAGATTTCCAAAGGCGAATATGTCGAGGTCGAGCCGGATGAGCTTGACGCCGTGGAGATCGAATCCAATCGCATGATCGACATCGACGAGTTCGTGCCGAAGAAGGAAATCGACGAGCTCTATCTCAATACGCCGTATTACATCGTACCAGACGGCGAGGTCGGGGCGCAGGCGTTCGCCGTCATTCGCGAGGCGGTGAAGAAGGAAGGCATGGTCGCGCTGGCGAAGATCGTGTTCACCAACCGTGAACACATCATCGCCCTCGAGCCGCGCGGCAAGGGCCTCATGGGCATGACGTTGCGCTACCCTTACGAAATCCGCGACGAGAAGGACTATTTCGACGACATCCCGGACGAGAGCGTGCCGAAAGACATGCTGGAACTCGCCACCCACATCGTTCACAGCAAGGCAGGCCACTTCAAGCCGGATAAATTCCACGACAAGTACGAAAGCGCGCTGCGCGATCTGATCAAGCGCAAGCAGCATGGCGAAAAGATCGAGGCGCCCAAGGAACGGGAGCCGGCGAAGGTCATCGATCTGATGGACGCGCTACGCCGGAGTGCAAAAGGCGCCAAGGCCACGCCGGCGCGGCGCGGCGCCCGCCGTGGCGGCACGCGGACAGCGAAGAAGTCGTCACGCTCGACGGCGCGGCACCGCAAGGCGGGCTAG
- the paaK gene encoding phenylacetate--CoA ligase PaaK, with translation MLDKSYQPYGLEPIERASRDEIAALQTERLKWSLKHAYDNVASYKQKFDAAGVHPDDFKCLEDLAKFPFTTKQDLRANYPFGMFAVPQDRIARIHASSGTTGKPTVVGYTLNDIDVWATVMARSIRASGGRPGMKVHVSYGYGLFTGGLGAHYGAEKLGCAVIPVSAGMTERQVQLICDFAPDIIMVTPSYMLAILDEFRAKGIDPRKSSLQIGIFGAEPWTNSMRGEIEAAFDMDAVDIYGLSEVMGPGVANECVETKDGLHIWEDHFYPEVIDPVTGQVLPDGEQGELVFTSLSKEAMPVIRYRTRDLTRLLPGTARSMRRMQKVTGRSDDMMIVRGVNVFPTQIEEQLLRCDGLAPHFYIELYREHRLDSVRVHVEARAEHADEASRAAQAALLKAHVRSVVGIGVEVEVADPGGIERSMGKARRVVDKRPKD, from the coding sequence ATGCTCGACAAATCCTATCAGCCCTATGGCCTAGAGCCGATCGAACGCGCCTCGCGTGACGAGATCGCTGCGTTGCAGACCGAGCGTTTGAAATGGTCGCTCAAGCACGCCTACGACAATGTAGCCTCGTACAAACAGAAATTCGACGCCGCGGGTGTCCACCCCGACGACTTCAAGTGCCTCGAAGACCTCGCCAAGTTTCCCTTCACCACCAAGCAGGATCTGCGCGCCAATTATCCGTTCGGCATGTTCGCGGTGCCGCAGGACCGTATCGCGCGTATCCATGCCTCCTCCGGCACGACCGGCAAGCCGACGGTGGTCGGCTATACGCTGAACGACATCGACGTCTGGGCGACGGTGATGGCGCGCTCGATCCGCGCCTCGGGTGGCCGGCCGGGCATGAAGGTGCACGTCTCCTACGGCTATGGGCTGTTCACCGGCGGCCTCGGTGCGCATTACGGCGCCGAGAAGCTCGGTTGTGCCGTCATCCCGGTATCCGCCGGCATGACGGAGCGCCAGGTTCAACTGATCTGCGACTTCGCGCCGGACATCATCATGGTGACGCCATCCTATATGCTGGCGATCCTTGATGAATTCCGCGCAAAAGGCATCGACCCGCGCAAGTCGTCGCTGCAGATCGGCATCTTCGGCGCCGAACCATGGACCAATTCGATGCGTGGCGAGATCGAAGCGGCCTTCGACATGGACGCCGTCGATATCTACGGCCTGTCGGAGGTGATGGGGCCGGGCGTCGCCAACGAATGCGTCGAGACCAAGGACGGCCTGCACATCTGGGAGGATCACTTCTATCCCGAGGTGATCGATCCCGTGACCGGTCAGGTGCTGCCGGATGGCGAGCAGGGCGAGTTGGTGTTCACCTCGCTCTCCAAGGAAGCCATGCCCGTGATTCGCTATCGCACGCGCGACCTGACGCGATTGCTGCCTGGTACGGCGCGTTCGATGCGCCGCATGCAGAAGGTGACCGGCCGCTCCGATGACATGATGATCGTGCGCGGCGTCAATGTGTTCCCGACGCAGATCGAGGAGCAGTTGTTGCGCTGCGACGGTCTTGCGCCGCATTTCTACATCGAGCTCTACCGCGAACACCGGCTCGACAGCGTGCGCGTGCATGTCGAGGCGCGCGCCGAACATGCGGACGAAGCCTCGCGTGCGGCGCAGGCGGCGCTGTTGAAGGCGCACGTGCGCAGCGTCGTCGGCATCGGCGTCGAGGTCGAGGTCGCCGATCCCGGCGGCATCGAGCGCTCGATGGGCAAGGCCAGGCGCGTCGTCGACAAGCGACCGAAGGATTGA
- a CDS encoding alpha,alpha-trehalose-phosphate synthase (UDP-forming), with amino-acid sequence MSRNSGTRGSVQVDIIVSNRVAKVTPGGPVMGGLASALLPAVRKSGVVWFGSSGNVRNAVPGAPPLVQVESYGRGTIATVDLPEQHYAGFYEGYANSALWPLLHSRADLSCASADDFVCYREVNAYMARTLAAFGGDDATFWVHDYHFLLLARDLRALGVTKEIGFFLHTPWAQRRVMTRLPQIREIVEAMLSYNLIGFQTDRDRDNFAELLRHDLQIPGHGLTFKTRHGTCRLGTFPIGIDAEAFAESARKAANDEEVRRLRQSVADSALVIGVDRVDYSKGLVPRIQAFDRLLTTQPDLKRRLSLLQIAVPSRTNIEAYRGLQHDLSALVGEVNGRHGEVDWTPIRYLNKGYCQASLAGFYRASSIGLITPMQDGMNLVAKEYVAAQNPDDPGVLVLSKFAGAACELNGALLVDPRDVDGMAQRLVTALAMPRCERRERWQSMMQTLLQHSIHAWFAGFMQELKAPQPNVLPLATAKVAALRPSPRDQAFATHH; translated from the coding sequence ATGTCGCGCAATAGCGGAACGCGGGGGAGTGTGCAGGTGGACATCATCGTTTCCAATCGGGTCGCGAAGGTTACGCCCGGTGGACCTGTGATGGGAGGCCTTGCCTCCGCCCTTTTGCCGGCCGTCCGAAAGTCAGGTGTCGTCTGGTTTGGTTCGAGCGGCAACGTGCGCAACGCGGTTCCCGGCGCGCCACCGTTGGTGCAAGTCGAGTCCTATGGCCGTGGCACGATCGCTACGGTCGATCTGCCCGAGCAGCATTACGCCGGTTTCTACGAGGGCTATGCGAACTCTGCCCTGTGGCCCCTTCTCCATTCGCGCGCGGATTTGTCCTGCGCATCGGCTGACGACTTCGTCTGCTATCGCGAAGTGAACGCCTACATGGCGCGGACGCTGGCTGCTTTCGGCGGCGACGACGCGACGTTCTGGGTCCACGATTATCACTTCCTTCTGTTGGCGCGCGATCTGCGCGCGCTCGGCGTCACCAAGGAAATCGGCTTCTTCCTGCATACGCCCTGGGCGCAGCGCCGCGTCATGACCCGGCTGCCACAGATCCGCGAGATCGTGGAAGCGATGCTGTCCTATAACTTGATCGGCTTCCAGACGGATCGTGATCGCGACAACTTCGCAGAGCTTTTGCGGCACGATCTGCAGATCCCCGGGCACGGCCTCACTTTCAAGACGCGGCACGGCACCTGCCGTCTCGGCACCTTCCCGATCGGCATCGACGCAGAAGCGTTCGCCGAGAGCGCGCGTAAGGCGGCGAACGACGAGGAAGTGCGACGGCTGCGCCAGAGCGTCGCCGACTCGGCGCTCGTTATCGGCGTCGACCGCGTCGATTATTCGAAGGGCCTCGTGCCGCGCATTCAGGCTTTTGACCGGCTGCTGACAACGCAGCCCGATCTCAAGCGGCGGTTGTCTTTGCTGCAGATCGCGGTGCCGTCGCGCACCAATATCGAGGCGTACCGCGGCTTGCAGCATGACCTGTCGGCGCTCGTCGGTGAGGTCAACGGCCGCCACGGCGAAGTCGATTGGACGCCGATCCGCTATCTCAACAAGGGGTACTGCCAGGCGTCCCTGGCCGGGTTCTACCGCGCCTCTTCCATCGGCCTGATCACGCCGATGCAGGACGGCATGAACCTAGTGGCGAAGGAGTATGTCGCCGCTCAGAACCCGGACGATCCAGGCGTACTGGTCCTTTCGAAATTCGCCGGCGCGGCTTGCGAACTCAACGGCGCCCTCCTCGTCGATCCACGCGACGTCGACGGCATGGCGCAGCGTCTTGTCACGGCCCTCGCCATGCCGCGCTGCGAACGTCGCGAGCGCTGGCAATCGATGATGCAGACCCTCCTGCAGCATTCGATCCATGCGTGGTTCGCCGGCTTCATGCAGGAGTTGAAGGCGCCGCAGCCGAACGTGCTGCCGCTCGCGACGGCGAAGGTCGCGGCCCTCCGCCCAAGCCCGCGTGACCAGGCTTTTGCGACACACCACTAA
- the paaB gene encoding 1,2-phenylacetyl-CoA epoxidase subunit PaaB, giving the protein MSDKNWPLWEVFIRTRNGLAHRHVGSVHAVDATMALHAARDTYTRRGEGLSVWVVPSNAITASDPADKDMMFEPTATKIYRHPTFYDIPDDVGHM; this is encoded by the coding sequence ATGAGCGACAAGAACTGGCCGCTGTGGGAAGTCTTCATCCGCACGCGCAACGGGCTGGCGCATCGCCACGTCGGCAGCGTGCACGCGGTGGATGCGACGATGGCGCTGCATGCCGCGCGCGACACCTATACGCGGCGCGGCGAAGGCCTGTCGGTATGGGTTGTGCCGTCGAACGCGATCACGGCATCGGACCCGGCCGACAAGGACATGATGTTCGAACCGACCGCGACGAAGATCTACCGGCACCCGACCTTCTACGACATCCCCGACGACGTCGGGCATATGTGA